Proteins found in one Labrus bergylta chromosome 8, fLabBer1.1, whole genome shotgun sequence genomic segment:
- the zdhhc18a gene encoding palmitoyltransferase ZDHHC18a isoform X1 has product MMKNCEYQQIDPRALSVLPSSAQNHNEKKVQRPRRKWEVFPGKNRFFCDGRIIVARQSGILPLTLGLIVVTCGLFFAFDCPFLVKHLTVFIPVIGGVLFLFVVLSLLRTSFTDPGILPRATPDEAADIEKQIDTSGSSTYRPPPRTKEILINQQVVKLKYCFTCKTFRPPRTSHCSLCDNCVERFDHHCPWVGNCVGKRNYRFFYSFIISLSFLTSFIFGCVITHITLRTQAGKSIVQAIQESPASVVELVICFFSIWSILGLSGFHTYLIASNLTTNEDIKGSWSSKQGAEDSGNPYTYNSIITNCCATLCGPMSPSLIDRRGFLPDEAIPVVSASEIELPPFTAKNDSHMCTQSTKDVLERVVNSFDSHSLCPPGTPKTSPLSVEVSSATAPSAEASPLAGCSRQQDGQPVAASCPPFSRNSKRDSLHSINPAFRLASPSPSMTRATLILGDVPDLGFIPLP; this is encoded by the exons ATGATGAAGAACTGCGAGTATCAGCAGATCGACCCTCGGGCTCTGTCGGTGTTGCCCTCGTCGGCTCAGAACCACAACGAGAAGAAAGTGCAGCGTCCCCGGAGGAAGTGGGAAGTGTTCCCGGGGAAGAACAGGTTTTTCTGCGATGGACGGATCATCGTGGCCAGACAAAGCGGCATCCTTCCTCTGACCCTGGGCCTTATTGTTGTCACATGTGGCCTTTTCTTTGCATTCGA TTGCCCATTTCTGGTGAAGCATCTGACCGTCTTCATACCTGTGATAGGTGGGGTACTTTTTCTATTTGTGGTCTTGTCCCTGCTGAGAACCAGCTTTACAGATCCAGGCATCCTACCAAGGGCGACCCCAGATGAAGCAGCAGACATAGAGAAGCAGATCG ATACCTCAGGATCCTCTACGTATCGCCCTCCTCCGCGGACCAAGGAGATCCTCATCAACCAGCAGGTGGTAAAGCTCAAATACTGCTTCACTTGTAAAACGTTTCGCCCCCCTCGGACCTCCCACTGCAGCCTGTGTGACAACTGTGTGG AGCGATTCGATCACCACTGTCCATGGGTGGGGAACTGTGTGGGCAAACGCAATTACCGCTTTTTCTACAGCTTCATCATCTCCCTGTCTTTTCTGACATCTTTTATATTTGGCTGTGTCATCACACACATCACCCTGC GAACTCAAGCAGGCAAAAGCATTGTTCAAGCCATCCAGGAGAGCCCTGCCAG TGTGGTGGAGTTGGTGATTTGTTTCTTCTCCATCTGGTCTATTTTGGGCCTCTCAGGCTTCCATACTTACTTGATAGCTTCCAACCTCACAACAAATGAAGAT ATAAAGGGCTCCTGGTCAAGTAAACAGGGTGCAGAGGATTCTGGGAACCCGTACACTTACAACAGTATAATCACAAACTGTTGTGCAACATTATGTGGACCCATGTCCCCAAG TTTGATCGACAGACGAGGTTTCCTTCCTGACGAAGCGATTCCCGTCGTTTCAGCCTCAGAGATCGAGCTGCCTCCCTTCACAGCCAAGAACGACTCACACATG TGCACTCAGAGCACCAAGGACGTGCTGGAGAGGGTGGTCAACTCCTTCGACTCCCACAGCCTGTGTCCTCCTGGGACACCAAAGACCAGTCCTCTCAGTGTGGAGGTCTCCAGCGCCACAGCACCTTCAGCAGAAGCTTCACCCTTGGCCGGCTGCTCAAGGCAGCAGGACGGCCAGCCTGTGGCTGCTTCCTGCCCACCGTTCAGTAGAAACAGCAAGAGGGACTCGCTGCACTCCATTAACCCGGCCTTCCGACTGGCTTCTCCCTCCCCGTCGATGACTCGCGCCACTTTAATTCTGGGCGATGTACCGGACCTTGGCTTTATCCCACTTCCCTGA
- the zdhhc18a gene encoding palmitoyltransferase ZDHHC18a isoform X2, which produces MMKNCEYQQIDPRALSVLPSSAQNHNEKKVQRPRRKWEVFPGKNRFFCDGRIIVARQSGILPLTLGLIVVTCGLFFAFDCPFLVKHLTVFIPVIGGVLFLFVVLSLLRTSFTDPGILPRATPDEAADIEKQIDTSGSSTYRPPPRTKEILINQQVVKLKYCFTCKTFRPPRTSHCSLCDNCVERFDHHCPWVGNCVGKRNYRFFYSFIISLSFLTSFIFGCVITHITLRTQAGKSIVQAIQESPASVVELVICFFSIWSILGLSGFHTYLIASNLTTNEDIKGSWSSKQGAEDSGNPYTYNSIITNCCATLCGPMSPSLIDRRGFLPDEAIPVVSASEIELPPFTAKNDSHMEENCQDFAFSCTA; this is translated from the exons ATGATGAAGAACTGCGAGTATCAGCAGATCGACCCTCGGGCTCTGTCGGTGTTGCCCTCGTCGGCTCAGAACCACAACGAGAAGAAAGTGCAGCGTCCCCGGAGGAAGTGGGAAGTGTTCCCGGGGAAGAACAGGTTTTTCTGCGATGGACGGATCATCGTGGCCAGACAAAGCGGCATCCTTCCTCTGACCCTGGGCCTTATTGTTGTCACATGTGGCCTTTTCTTTGCATTCGA TTGCCCATTTCTGGTGAAGCATCTGACCGTCTTCATACCTGTGATAGGTGGGGTACTTTTTCTATTTGTGGTCTTGTCCCTGCTGAGAACCAGCTTTACAGATCCAGGCATCCTACCAAGGGCGACCCCAGATGAAGCAGCAGACATAGAGAAGCAGATCG ATACCTCAGGATCCTCTACGTATCGCCCTCCTCCGCGGACCAAGGAGATCCTCATCAACCAGCAGGTGGTAAAGCTCAAATACTGCTTCACTTGTAAAACGTTTCGCCCCCCTCGGACCTCCCACTGCAGCCTGTGTGACAACTGTGTGG AGCGATTCGATCACCACTGTCCATGGGTGGGGAACTGTGTGGGCAAACGCAATTACCGCTTTTTCTACAGCTTCATCATCTCCCTGTCTTTTCTGACATCTTTTATATTTGGCTGTGTCATCACACACATCACCCTGC GAACTCAAGCAGGCAAAAGCATTGTTCAAGCCATCCAGGAGAGCCCTGCCAG TGTGGTGGAGTTGGTGATTTGTTTCTTCTCCATCTGGTCTATTTTGGGCCTCTCAGGCTTCCATACTTACTTGATAGCTTCCAACCTCACAACAAATGAAGAT ATAAAGGGCTCCTGGTCAAGTAAACAGGGTGCAGAGGATTCTGGGAACCCGTACACTTACAACAGTATAATCACAAACTGTTGTGCAACATTATGTGGACCCATGTCCCCAAG TTTGATCGACAGACGAGGTTTCCTTCCTGACGAAGCGATTCCCGTCGTTTCAGCCTCAGAGATCGAGCTGCCTCCCTTCACAGCCAAGAACGACTCACACATG GAGGAGAACTGTCAGGATTTTGCTTTTTCCTGCACAGCCTGA
- the tent5ba gene encoding terminal nucleotidyltransferase 5ba — protein sequence MSCGDTSDQSRRYCVLSWDQVRRLDSILGEAVPIHGRGNFPTLSVQPRQIVQVVRARLEERGVCVRDVRLNGSAASHVLHQDTGLGYKDLDLIFGVSLKDDQAFRLVKDVVLDCLFDFLPAGVSKERISSLTLKEAYVQKLVKVCNDTDRWSLISLSNNTGKNVELKFVDSLRRQFEFSVDSFQICLDSLLLFDRCSETPMSESFHPTVIGESVYGDFMEAMEHLCQRTIATRSPEEIRGGGLLKYCHLLVRGFRPSSEADMKQMQRYMCSRFFIDFSDIGEQQRKLEAYLQNHFAGMEHKRYECLMTLHHVVNESTVCLMGHERRQTLSLISMLALRVLAEQNAIPTVTNVTCYYQPAPYVQDINFSNYYIAHVQLPQLSPCSNSYQTWLPCS from the exons ATGTCTTGCGGTGATACCTCGGATCAGAGTCGGAGGTACTGTGTGTTGTCTTGGGATCAGGTGCGGCGCTTGGACTCGATCCTGGGGGAGGCTGTCCCTATCCACGGCCGAGGAAACTTCCCCACTCTGTCCGTGCAACCGCGCCAGATTGTCCAG GTGGTACGGGCGAGGCTGGAGGAGCGGGGAGTGTGTGTAAGGGACGTGAGGCTGAACGGCTCTGCTGCGAGCCATGTCCTCCATCAGGACACAGGACTGGGCTATAAGGACCTGGACCTTATCTTCGGCGTGTCGCTGAAAGACGATCAGGCCTTCCGTCTGGTGAAAGACGTGGTGTTGGACTGCCTGTTTGACTTCCTGCCAGCCGGGGTCTCCAAGGAGCGAATCAGCTCACTGACTCTCAAAGAGGCCTATGTACAGAAACTGGTCAAAGTCTGTAATGACACGGACCGCTGGAGCCTCATCTCGCTGTCCAACAACACTGGCAAGAATGTGGAGCTTAAATTTGTGGACTCTTTACGGCGGCAGTTTGAATTCAGCGTGGACTCGTTCCAGATCTGCCTCGACTCTCTGCTGTTGTTTGACCGCTGCTCTGAGACGCCCATGTCTGAGAGCTTTCATCCCACAGTGATCGGGGAGAGCGTGTACGGGGACTTCATGGAGGCTATGGAGCACCTGTGTCAAAGGACTATAGCCACACGCAGTCCAGAGGAAATCAGAGGGGGTGGCTTATTGAagtactgccacctgctggtgcGGGGGTTCAGACCGTCCTCTGAGGCGGACATGAAGCAGATGCAGCGATACATGTGCTCGCGCTTCTTCATTGACTTCTCTGACATaggagagcagcagaggaagctGGAAGCTTACCTGCAGAACCACTTTGCAGGGATGGAACACAAACGGTACGAGTGCCTGATGACTCTGCATCACGTGGTGAATGAGAGCACCGTGTGTCTGATGGGCCATGAGCGCAGACAGACGCTCAGCCTCATCTCCATGCTAGCGCTGAGGGTGCTGGCTGAGCAGAACGCCATCCCCACAGTAACAAATGTCACGTGTTACTACCAGCCAGCTCCGTACGTGCAGGACATCAACTTCAGTAATTATTATATAGCACACGTGCAGCTGCCACAGCTCTCTCCGTGCAGTAATTCATATCAGACTTGGCTGCCTTGTAGCTGA